Proteins encoded by one window of Polaribacter haliotis:
- a CDS encoding sterol desaturase family protein, whose product MLYALITLAVFLLMECVTWLTHKYVMHGFGWFLHEDHHEPGYPHVFEKNDAFFIVFAIPSMALFFLGTYTPHTYLLFIGLGILCYGIAYFLVHDVLIHQRFKWFKNTDNRYLKALRKAHKVHHKNMGKEDSQCFGMLFVPLKYFKEQNLF is encoded by the coding sequence ATGTTATACGCATTAATTACGCTAGCTGTTTTTTTATTGATGGAATGTGTAACTTGGCTTACACATAAGTATGTAATGCATGGTTTTGGCTGGTTTTTACACGAGGACCATCATGAGCCAGGTTATCCTCATGTTTTCGAAAAAAATGATGCTTTTTTTATCGTTTTTGCGATACCTAGTATGGCATTATTTTTTTTAGGAACCTACACACCACACACATATTTACTTTTTATTGGTTTAGGAATCTTATGTTACGGAATTGCCTATTTTTTAGTACACGATGTTTTAATTCACCAACGTTTTAAATGGTTTAAAAACACAGATAATAGATACTTAAAAGCTTTAAGAAAAGCACACAAAGTGCACCATAAAAATATGGGTAAAGAAGACAGCCAATGTTTTGGAATGTTGTTTGTACCTCTTAAATATTTTAAAGAACAGAATTTGTTTTAA
- a CDS encoding metallophosphoesterase family protein: protein MKYFRIIILLIFAGFFSSCEHFFEFSVYEANVKASNKNTTSKNLQLLENITVQSQEFKFAFLSDVHYYYDDLKAVIDDINKREDVLFVIFGGDIADQALLKEYEFFYDIMKTLKKPYFTVIGNHDYNSNGGFIYKTMFGDYNYSFEFNNNKFVLFDDVVLESNKDPDFNWLSSELIGNENYNQVFVIAHIPPNGDQFNDEMEQKYRTILKENNVPLSLHGHTHTYSYEQGDVSYFTVPSLKDLGYGIVTVQEKSFNVELIEL from the coding sequence ATGAAATATTTTAGAATAATAATACTATTGATATTTGCAGGTTTTTTTTCTTCCTGTGAACACTTTTTTGAATTTAGTGTATATGAAGCAAATGTAAAAGCTTCAAATAAAAATACAACCTCTAAAAATCTACAATTATTAGAAAATATTACAGTCCAATCTCAAGAGTTTAAGTTCGCATTTCTTTCGGATGTTCACTATTATTATGATGATCTTAAAGCAGTAATAGATGACATAAACAAAAGAGAAGATGTTTTGTTTGTAATTTTTGGAGGTGATATTGCAGATCAAGCATTATTAAAAGAGTATGAGTTTTTTTATGATATAATGAAAACTTTAAAAAAACCATACTTTACAGTTATTGGAAATCACGATTATAATTCAAATGGAGGTTTTATATACAAAACAATGTTTGGAGATTATAATTACTCTTTCGAATTTAATAATAACAAATTTGTGCTTTTTGATGATGTTGTTTTAGAGAGTAATAAAGACCCAGATTTTAATTGGTTGTCTAGTGAGTTAATTGGAAATGAGAATTATAATCAAGTATTTGTAATTGCACATATTCCACCAAATGGCGATCAATTTAATGATGAAATGGAACAAAAATATAGAACAATATTGAAAGAGAATAACGTGCCTTTATCTTTACATGGTCATACTCACACTTATTCTTATGAACAAGGAGATGTAAGTTATTTTACGGTACCATCACTAAAAGATTTAGGTTATGGAATTGTAACTGTACAAGAAAAAAGTTTTAATGTTGAATTGATAGAGCTATAA